A genome region from Tursiops truncatus isolate mTurTru1 chromosome 15, mTurTru1.mat.Y, whole genome shotgun sequence includes the following:
- the VKORC1 gene encoding vitamin K epoxide reductase complex subunit 1 isoform X1, which produces MGNTWRSPGWARLALCLAGLGLSLYALHVKAARARDRDYRALCDVGTAISCSRVFSSRWGRGFGLVEHVLGKDSVLNQSNSIFGCIFYTLQLLLGCLQGRWASVLLVLSSLVSLAGSVYLAWILFFVLYDFCIVCITTYAINVGLMVLSFREVQEPQGKVKGH; this is translated from the exons ATGGGCAATACCTGGCGGAGCCCTGGGTGGGCGCGGCTCGCGCTCTGCCTCGCGGGCTTAGGACTCTCTCTCTACGCGCTGCACGTGAAGGCGGCGCGCGCCCGGGACCGGGATTACCGCGCGCTCTGCGACGTGGGCACCGCCATCAGCTGTTCGCGCGTCTTCTCCTCCAG GTGGGGCCGGGGCTTCGGACTGGTGGAACACGTGCTGGGCAAGGACAGCGTCCTCAATCAATCCAACAGCATATTCGGTTGCATCTTCTACACACTACAGTTGTTGTTAG GTTGCCTACAGGGCCGCTGGGCATCTGTCCTGCTGGTGTTGAGTTCCCTGGTGTCTCTAGCTGGTTCTGTCTACCTGGCCTGGATCCTGTTCTTTGTGCTCTATGATTTCTGCATTGTTTGCATCACCACCTATGCCATCAATGTGGGCCTGATGGTGCTGAGCTTCCGGGAGGTCCAGGAACCCCAGGGCAAGGTCAAGGGGCACTGA
- the VKORC1 gene encoding vitamin K epoxide reductase complex subunit 1 isoform X2, producing MGNTWRSPGWARLALCLAGLGLSLYALHVKAARARDRDYRALCDVGTAISCSRVFSSRLPTGPLGICPAGVEFPGVSSWFCLPGLDPVLCAL from the exons ATGGGCAATACCTGGCGGAGCCCTGGGTGGGCGCGGCTCGCGCTCTGCCTCGCGGGCTTAGGACTCTCTCTCTACGCGCTGCACGTGAAGGCGGCGCGCGCCCGGGACCGGGATTACCGCGCGCTCTGCGACGTGGGCACCGCCATCAGCTGTTCGCGCGTCTTCTCCTCCAG GTTGCCTACAGGGCCGCTGGGCATCTGTCCTGCTGGTGTTGAGTTCCCTGGTGTCTCTAGCTGGTTCTGTCTACCTGGCCTGGATCCTGTTCTTTGTGCTCTATGA
- the PRSS53 gene encoding serine protease 53: MKGSWGPRLLILGAVVLIEGLQAAQHACGQRGPGPSTPQEGNTVPGEWPWQASVRRQGAHICSGSLVADSWVLTAAHCLEKATVTELHSWSVVLGSLKHEGLSPGAEEVGVTAVQLPRDYKHYSQGSDLALLRLAHPVAHTPLCLPQPAHRFPFGTYCWATGWDQDNDVPRALRNIHLRLISRPTCNCLYNRLHQRLLASPARPEMLCGGPQPGVQGPCQGDSGGPVLCREPDGHWVQAGIISFATDCAQEDTPVLLTDVTAHSSWLQAQAQGAAFVAQDAETPEISDEDSCVACGSLRRDGPQAEAPSPQPWDATLKHRGKLACGGALVSEEVVLTAAHCFIGRQTPEEWTVGLGAGPEERGLKKVTLHGMYSHPEGGYDVALLLLAQPVTLGSSLRPLCLPYADHHLPDGEHGWVLGLAHQGAGTSSPQTVPVTLLGSKACSRLHTALGSDRTPILPRTMCTSAVGEPPSCEGLSGAPLVQEVRGTWFLAGLHSFGDACEGPARPAIFTMLPSYENWVSSLEWRVYFAEEPGPEAEPESCPANE; the protein is encoded by the exons ATGAAGGGGAGCTGGGGACCGAGGCTGCTCATCCTGGGAGCCGTGGTTCTCATAGAGG GTCTTCAAGCAGCTCAGCATG CATGCGGGCAGCGTGGCCCTGGCCCCTCCACACCTCAGGAGGGCAACACTGTTCCTGGCGAGTGGCCGTGGCAGGCCAGTGTGAGGAGGCAGGGGGCCCACATCTGCAGCGGGTCCCTGGTGGCGGACAGCTGGGTCCTCACTGCAGCCCACTGCTTAGAAAA GGCGACAGTCACGGAACTACACTCCTGGTCAGTTGTCCTGGGTTCTCTGAAGCACGAGGGGCTGAGCCCAGGGGCTGAGGAGGTGGGGGTGACGGCTGTGCAGCTGCCCAGGGACTATAAGCACTACAGCCAGGGCTCGGACCTGGCCCTGCTACGGCTCGCCCACCCCGTGGCCCACACACCCCTCTGCTTGCCTCAACCTGCCCATCGCTTCCCCTTTGGGACCTACTGCTGGGCCACTGGCTGGGATCAGGACAATGACG TTCCCAGGGCCCTACGGAATATACACCTGCGTCTGATCAGCCGCCCCACGTGTAACTGTCTCTACAACCGCCTGCACCAGCGGCTGCTGGCCAGCCCGGCCCGGCCTGAGATGCTGTGTGGAGGTCCCCAGCCCGGGGTGCAGGGCCCCTGTCAG GGAGATTCCGGGGGCCCCGTGCTGTGCCGCGAACCTGACGGACACTGGGTTCAAGCTGGGATCATCAGTTTTGCAACAGACTGTGCCCAGGAAGACACTCCTGTGCTGCTGACCGACGTGACTGCTCACAGCTCCTGGCTCCAGGCTCAAGCTCAGGGGGCAGCCTTTGTAGCCCAGGACGCTGAGACCCCAGAGATCAGTGATGAGGACAGCTGTGTAG CCTGTGGATCCTTGAGGAGAGACGGGCCCCAGGCAGaagctccctccccacagccctgggaCGCCACGCTGAAGCACCGAGGGAAGCTGGCCTGTGGCGGAGCCCTGGTGTCCGAGGAGGTGGTGCTGACTGCTGCCCACTGCTTCATTGG GCGCCAGACCCCAGAGGAATGGACTGTAGGCCTGGGGGCCGGACCAGAGGAGCGGGGCCTGAAGAAAGTCACCCTGCATGGGATGTATAGCCACCCAGAGGGGGGCTATGACGTGGCCCTCCTGCTGCTGGCCCAGCCCGTAACACTGGGCTCCAGCCTGCGGCCCCTCTGCCTGCCCTACGCGGACCACCACCTGCCTGATGGGGAACACGGCTGGGTCCTGGGGCTAGCCCACCAAGGAGCAG GCACCAGCTCCCCTCAGACAGTGCCTGTGACCCTCCTGGGGTCCAAGGCCTGTAGCCGCCTGCACACAGCCCTTGGGAGCGACAGAACCCCCATTCTGCCACGGACGATGTGCACCAGTGCTGTGGGTGAGCCGCCCAGCTGTGAG GGCCTGTCGGGGGCACCGCTGGTGCAGGAAGTGAGGGGCACATGGTTCCTGGCTGGGCTGCACAGCTTCGGAGACGCCTGCGAAGGCCCGGCAAGGCCTGCCATCTTTACAATGCTCCCCAGCTATGAGAACTGGGTCAGCAGTTTGGAATGGCGGGTCTACTTCGCCGAGGAGCCAGGGCCTGAGGCCGAGCCTGAAAGCTGCCCGGCTAACGAATAG